One window from the genome of Podospora pseudocomata strain CBS 415.72m chromosome 1 map unlocalized CBS415.72m_1.2, whole genome shotgun sequence encodes:
- a CDS encoding uncharacterized protein (COG:F; EggNog:ENOG503P1JH) — protein MRTNLEIVQECDNFPYPNLTNNTAYTKAIEPLWLFFLPDDLEPHGFLIQSVVDRMPWTPSFRLIPESKQVHLLKYPGRKDWQTACNEAIDELLDLTRAKKVFPRLGKKRDEKFPIVGAKFDIGIERSAMSLFGIIGQGAHMTVYTRTSLGEMKFWIPRRNANKSTYPDMLDQAVAGGVAQGETPFECIVREAGEETALDEEVVRGDVVAAGTVTWFNVSDEKAGGEVGLMNPGVLYVYDLEVGQEVVFKPVDDDIQAFHLMSVDEVRDAMRSGEFKPSCAAVMMDFFVRHGFITAENEVDYVEIVSRLHRKLPFRTSPGF, from the exons ATGCGGACCAATCTAGAAATCGTCCAAGAATGCGACAA CTTCCCCTACCCCAACCtaaccaacaacaccgcctACACCAAAGCCATTGAACCACTATGGCTCTTCTTTCTCCCAGACGACCTAGAGCCCCACGGCTTTCTCATCCAATCAGTAGTCGACCGCATGCCATGGACCCCCTCCTTCCGCCTCATCCCCGAAAGCAAACAAGTCCACCTTCTCAAATACCCCGGAAGAAAAGATTGGCAAACCGCCTGCAACGAAGCAATCGATGAACTACTCGATCTTACCCGTGCCAAAAAGGTTTTTCCCCGCCTAGGCAAGAAAAGAGATGAGAAGTTCCCTATCGTCGGCGCCAAATTCGATATTGGGATCGAAAGGTCAGCGATGAGCTTGTTCGGGATTATTGGACAGGGTGCTCACATGACGGTTTACACTCGTACGTCattgggggagatgaagttCTGGATTCCGAGGCGGAATGCCAACAAGTCGACTTATCCCGATATGCTGGATcaggctgttgctggtggggtGGCGCAGGGGGAGACGCCGTTTGAGTGCATCGTTCgtgaggcgggggaggagaccgcgttggatgaggaggtggtgaggggggatgttgttgcGGCGGGGACGGTGACGTGGTTCAATGTTTCTGATGAGAAGgcgggtggggaggtgggtttgaTGAATCCGGGGGTATTGTATGTTTATGATCTGGAGGTTGGTCAAGAGGTGGTTTTCAAGccggtggatgatgatattCAGGCTTTTCATTTGATGAGTGTGGATGAGGTGAGAGATGCGATGAGGAGTGGGGAGTTTAAGCCGAGTTGTGCGGCGGTCATGATGGATTTCTTTGTGAGGCATGGGTTTATCACGGCGGAGAATGAAGTGGATTATGTTGAGATTGTGTCGAGGCTGCATCGTAAGCTGCCGTTTAGAACCAGCCCTGGTTTTTGA
- a CDS encoding uncharacterized protein (EggNog:ENOG503P6J7; COG:T) encodes MSGPLYKSLKGSLTTSSLGEIQFLPRSVVEAKVTIEKITPHLSFGSRLYTLVSEDSLARQIHQQARRVFAILVLIGKPSAIQTLFTKDGLTDDHLPLEVVKNGEHDTIVSSTTQKSFPAFDNWGDPAAVDSFLEKQYLVLAPVFHTAGQALKLNRSHPLPFEECTWKASGSDGVSVYHGRLHPSHQVPPFTATSYDRIAIKEIPDKKAFDREKENLDRIQSLHHNHLIRLLGSCEKGSVNYFFFPWAAGGNLRDLWHLQGDGSRTSLWTPQTIAWALDQMLGLVDAIRILHDNGIRHGDIKPQNILHFPEATQGSGKIGGRLVLADVGVSKFHHEATALRNEATNTRDATISYEAPEATSEFKNGKPRPRRYDMWSLGCMFLEFVVWLQYEFEAVEMFRKQRMPRRGDPRTAPGNFFTQSTTDDGPATIHSKVIDAIRLLRDDPRCCSDGDSTTAVEDLITLIERDLLQIDPEKRAKAPALHKNLNRIVQRAHRDPQYLCRLVNPSPEIPRFFQRSKRRDSKGSTRKLSLSSSSSVSSYAGSSFTPTDTGRSRRSSVSSVSNVGRMSKMSLGDEAAVIEEES; translated from the exons ATGTCAGGGCCTCTTTATAAGTCGCTGAAAGGCAGCCTTACCACGTCAAGCCTTGGCGAAATCCAGTTTCTACCGCGGAGCGTTGTGGAAGCAAAGGTTACCATTGAGAAAATCACCCCACATCTCAGTTTTGGATCACGACTTTACACTCTGGTCTCCGAAGATAGCCTGGCCCGTCAGATTCATCAACAGGCAAGGAGGGTGTTTGCTATTCTTGTCCTTATCGGCAAGCCATCAGCAATCCAGACCTTATTCACGAAGGACGGCCTTACCGATGATCATCTCCCtcttgaggttgtcaaaAATGGAGAGCATGATACCATCGTCTCTTCAACCACTCAGAAATCGTTTCCGGCGTTCGACAACTGGGGAGATCCGGCTGCCGTCGACAGCTTTCTCGAGAAGCAATACCTTGTTCTGGCACCAGTGTTTCACACAGCTGGCCAGGCCCTGAAGTTGAACCGCAGTCATCCCCTACCCTTCGAGGAATGCACATGGAAGGCGAGCGGGAGTGACGGCGTATCGGTCTATCATGGCAGACTTCATCCTTCCCACCAGGTGCCTCCTTTCACA GCCACCTCGTACGACAGGATCGCTATCAAAGAAATCCCAGACAAGAAAGCCTTCGACCGAGAAAAGGAGAACCTCGACAGAATCCAATCCTTACACCACAATCATCTGATACGTCTTCTCGGAAGCTGCGAGAAAGGTTCCGTAAATtacttcttcttcccttgGGCAGCTGGTGGTAATCTGAGGGACCTTTGGCACCTCCAAGGGGATGGCTCACGCACGAGCTTGTGGACACCGCAGACCATTGCATGGGCTCTCGATCAAATGCTTGGTCTCGTGGATGCCATCAGAATCCTCCACGACAATGGAATCCGCCATGGGGACATCAAACCCCAGAATATCCTTCACTTTCCTGAAGCCACCCAAGGATCCGGTAAAATTGGAGGTAGACTTGTCCTTGCGGATGTCGGAGTGTCCAAGTTTCACCACGAGGCGACGGCACTCAGAAACGAGGCCACAAACACTCGAGATGCGACCATATCTTACGAAGCTCCTGAGGCTACCTCCGAGTTCAAAAACGGAAAACCAAGGCCTCGTCGCTATGACATGTGGTCATTGGGCTGCATGTTTCTGGAGTTTGTGGTCTGGCTTCAATACGAATTCGAGGCCGTCGAGATGTTTCGCAAACAGCGGATGCCGCGACGAGGAGACCCCAGGACAGCTCCTGGAAACTTCTTCACACAGTCCACCACCGACGATGGCCCGGCGACTATTCATTCCAAAGTGATTGATGCAATCAGGCTTCTGCGAGATGACCCTCGCTGCTGCAGTGACGGGGACAGCACTACCGCTGTGGAGGATCTCATCACCTTGATTGAGCGAGATCTTTTGCAGATAGATCCTGAAAAGCGCGCCAAAGCACCTGCACTACACAAGAACCTCAACCGGATTGTGCAACGGGCGCACCGGGACCCTCAGTACCTCTGCCGACTTGTCAACCCTTCCCCCGAGATTCCCAGGTTCTTCCAAAGGAGTAAGCGGAGAGATAGCAAAGGAAGTACTAGAAAGCTCTCTttgtcatcctcctcgtctgtcAGCAGTTATGCGGGCTCTTCATTTACGCCAACCGACACAGGGAGAAGTCGACGGTCATCGGTTTCATCGGTCTCCAATGTTGGACGAATGTCAAAAATGTCTTTAGGTGACGAGGCCGCGGTGATTGAGGAGGAATCatga